In bacterium, the DNA window TACGGCCTTTCTGGTCCTTGCCTTTGGTGCCCGCAAGCCAAGTTTAACTGAATCGGCAGTTGCCAGTCAACCTGCCTATTCGCAAGATGATCAGAAGGCAACTGCGCCTGAAATCGTGACCTTTCGCCAAATCTTCCAGGCGGTCCGTACACCACTGTGCGTTGTGGATGGAAGCGGCAGAGTTCTGCGGGTGAATTCCGCTGCACGTGAGCTGTTGCGCCTGCCCAAGGGAGGCCAGCCAGACGACTCCGTAACCGTGATTGGAACCAACTTCCAAGGCTCGCTTAAAGAATTCTTGAAAGAAGCTGCCTCAACGGAATTCAAACAAGGAAGCTGGCTATTATGCCAGATGGACAAGCATTTCTTTGACGGGGAAGTGATTGCGACAAGGCTGTCCGGCACGCTTAACGAACAAGGACCAGTCGCATTGGAATTTGTCGAGCACAGCAAAGTTGAAGCGAATAACGCCCCGGTTACAAGGCCGACATCCCACGCCCTCGTTGATATGCTCAACCCGCAACCAGTCCTGCTGATTGATTCCGAGGGGAGAGTCATCTCAGGCAACAGCGCCGCTCTCGACATTTGCTCTAAGCTCGTCGACAAGCCGATGCTTCATGAGATACTTCCGGGCATTGAACAAGCAAATATTGCTGGTATTCTTGATCCGTTGCGCGCCCAGCGATTCGAAAGCCTCTTCGGGTCAAGGGTCCACGAGTTTTATCCCGTTCCTGCCGAACAAGGCACTCTCCTGTATGGGTTAAGGCGTACGGACGCGCAGTCGTTGCAGGTTGAGCTGCACCAAGCACAAGAGAACTTCAACACTCTCTGCGCGATTTCGAGTGAAGCGATACTGCTAGTGGAGCCGCGCGAATACAAGATTCTCGAGTCAAATCTGTCAGCTTCAGAGCTGTTTGGAGCCACCCATCCCGGGCTGATCGGTAAGAGTATGGACGAGTTTGCCGAGTGGCCGTGGCAGGAGGATCATCTGCGCAGCACGGTGCAATTGCAGAGAAATGACGGACAAGTTGTGCCGTGCTCCTTTGAACATGAACTCATCAAAGTGGAAGGCGAGCCCACTCTGTTAGTCGTGGTATCGCGCGTTTCGGACGAAGTCCAACAGGATGTCAGGCAACTGGCCGACTACACAACTGAACTTGCGGAGAAGCTTGCGGAGCAACTTCAGAGGGAGGCAAGCCCAGCACAAGAATCTGCTCAGATGACGGTAGGACCGGGGATGCTCGTGGTGACCAATCCCACTGTTCGGGATGTGGCAAGAAGGATGCTTGAGCACTTGGGACACAACTGCGAAGTATTCACGAATCTCGACGATGCAACCGTTTGGCTCGTCCGAAGCGACCAGCGTCCGGAATTCGTCATCATTGACTTGGGTGATTTTGACCAGCCTGCCGATTGGGTGGAGATGCTGCGTGCTCGTTGCGGCGATGTTCCATGTGTCGGCCTTTCCGATAGCGAGAATGGTTTCCTTCCCTTCGGACCCAATGCGATACTAAACAAGCCCTTTGAACTTGAGGACATCGCAGGGAGCCTTCTGTCCCTTGAGCTTGAGGTAGTTACTCCTGATTAGTTGAGCTGTTCCGCTTTATTGAGAGCGCCTCCACGGAGGCGCTCTCTTTTTGTGCCGTTGCCTCCACATTCGGTTCACTGGATAGAATTTTTCGCAAGAGTTTGGGTCAGAAATTCCCAAGTTTGCCCGCAATTCTAATGAGTTAAATCGTTATCTCATGAGAGTTTCACATAGCACTAACGACCCCCTTTGTGAACGCGTTCACTTGCTTTAGCACCGTTTTGTCATTATCTTTCAGTTTGTAGTTTTTGGCACGTGGGACAGAGAAGTTGCTCCAAACGGTGTTTTTTCTGAAGTTATTCTGAAGAGGTGAAAGAGATGCGACAGTTGCGTGTGCTTTGGGTGCTGGCCGCTTTGTGCTGGGCTGCGATGCCCGTGCTTGCACAGAGTTTTGGCGACGTTGTTATCACGGAAGTTATGTATGACGATACGGCGTCAACAGACGCAGAATGGGTCGAGATCCGTAACACGACCGCCGCGCCGATTAACATTGGCGGTTGGGTTCTCATCGATGACAATGTCTATCCCGCAGACGGGGGCGAAGGAGGAATCCGAGTACCTGACGGCACAATGATTGGCGCAGGCGCGTATCTTGTCTTGACGAAAGAAACTTCAACTGGTTTGCCGAACGTCGTTGTTTGCACTCAGTATATCGGCAGTTTCACGCTGGGCAACGCAGGGGACAATCTTGCGCTCTATACCGCGCAAACCGGCGGAACATTGATAGACGGTTCACTTACGGTGCAGTATCCCGACCTTACTCTTACGATAGGCAACTCAATTGAAAAGTGTAACGTCAATGCAACGTGGAGCGGCAGTCCCACCGACTGGATCGAATCAACAACTGTCTACTCTCCGACGGGACGCTATCGCAACTGTACTCCCGGTGCGGCAAACACGCCGTGCAGCGGTGGAGATGTCACTCCTCCTGCATTAGTGAGCGTTACAGTTATCTCAAACACGCAACTGGACGTTCTGTTTGATGAACCCGTTCTACAGACTGTTGCTGAGACTGAGGCGAATTACTCCGTCAATAACGGAGTGGGGTCGCCTACGCTTGCGCTTAGGGATCCGGGAAATACTGCGCTTGTGCATCTCACTTTTTCAGCAATGTCGCCCAATACATATACGCTGACAGTCCTGACGATTGAAGATCTTGCGAGCAATGTGGCGAACAATCTGACGCGCAATTTCACAGTCGTTGGGGCTGCTACAAATGCCGTTGTCATTACCGAAGTCATGTATGACGACATCAATGCCGGTGCGGTACCTGATGCCGAGTGGGTAGAGATCTACAACACCACCGGTTCGCCCATTAATATCGGTGGTTGGGTTCTGACGGATGACAATGTCTATCCGGCCGTAACGGAAGGCGCGCTTTACATACCGGCAGGGACAATCATCAACCCCGGTCAGTATCTCGTTCTTACGAAGGTAGCACTTCCTGAAATCGCAAACGAAATCGTTTGTGCGGATTCCTCGGGCGGTTGGGGACTGAATAATAATGGCGATAACCTTGCCATCTTCACTGCGCTCACGGGAGGAACGCTCGTTCACGGATCTCTCACTGTAAACTATCCGGACTTGGCAGGCACGAACGTCGGCAATTCGATAGAAGTCTGCCTGAACGATGTGGGCCTTAACTGGGAAAGCGTGCAGTGGTATGAGTCCGCGAGTGCCTTCAATGCAGGACCTTACTTGAACTGCACCCCGGGAGCCGCTCCGTCGATTTGCGTGCCCGATGTGACTCCCCCCGTCTTGCTCTCCGCAACGCTTGCCTCACCGAATCAAGTTGACGCGTTGTTTGATGAGGCTCTTAATCCAGCGACAGCAAATCTTGCGACGAACTACAGCGTAGATAACGGCGTTGGCAACCCGACGACTGCTGTGCTGCAAGGTGATAATAGCACCGTGCGGCTGACTTTTGGCGCGGCTCTTTCGCCTAATCTCTACACCCTGACGGTAAACAACGTGCAGGATGTTGCAGGAAACACAGTCGCGCCGAACAGCACGGCACAATTTGAGGTCATGGGTTCAAACTATGATATCATTTTCACAGAAGTCATGCCCAACCCGAACTTCGCAGGGAGTGCCGATAGCTTGGGAGAGTGGTTTGAAATTTACAATCGCGGCGCCGTTGCCGTTAATCTTGCTGGTTGGGTAATCTCCGACAACAACGGTTCCGACACTCTTGAAGGCAATCCCGTTGTTTCCGCAGGTGGCTACTTTGTCTTCTGTTCAAACGGAGATAGTGCAACGAACGGAGGAGTTCCCGAAAGCTACGCCTACCGTTACGGGCTTTCAGGTTGGGGACTTGCTTTGAATAATACGTCTGAAACTCTAAGCCTGCGTGACGCTTCGAACACTACCGTTGCTTCCGTTACTTACGGGGGTCTACCCTTTACAGCTGGAGTAAGCGCACAGTTGACGAACACGACCTTGGATCCGGCAAACCCCGCGAACTGGTGCGCCGCTACAACGTCTTGGAGTGGCGCAAACAACGGAGATCGCGGAACACCCGGAGCAGCTTCGATATGTGGAGTGCCGGCTGAACCTGACACAGTTACAATTTGTCAGATCCTGCAGCGCGACACGTGCGGCGTGCCCGTGTGGAACGATTCGCTGCTCGTGACGTATGGTGTGGTGACTTATCGGGACTCGTGCCGCAGAAATCTCTACGTCGAGTCCAACGGCTGTGCGGTTCTTGTATTCGGATCGGCCGCTCAAACGAACATGATCGGAGCCGCACGCCTGCCGTTGCCAGGTGACTCTGTCCGTATTCGAGGTGCGTTGGATCACTTCGCAGGTCTGACAGAGTTTTCTCAGTTTGCAGTAGAAGCCGCTTCTGTAACGTTCATTTCTGAGGGGCACTCGATTCCTGCGCCTGTTCAGATTCCAGCGAACATCGTCTCCCAAGCGGCAGCAGCATGCGCGCCAGAAGACTATGAGTCACGCCACGTGACGGTCAGTAACGTGACGTTTGTTGAAGTCGGAACCTTTGCCGCAGGCGTTAACTATCACCTTGTAAGCGGAATGGACACTGTGCAGTTCCGCGTCAATATCTGCGATACCTTGGTTGGAGACTCAATTCCCGTTGGGGCGATCAATTTGACTGGAATCCTCGCGCAGTATGACACGTCCGGTTGTTACTGTCAAGAGTATCAGATCATGACGGGCAGAATCGCACCGTTTGAGGATGCTCAGTGCGGAGTCCCGATTGAAGTTACCGCCATTCGCCTCGCTGCGTTAAATCAGGTGCAGCTTCGCTGGAGCGCACCGCAGGGCAACGACTGTGGCTGCTACAACGTTTGGTATGCCACGGCCTCTGAACCGGTCTTTCCGCTGGACTATACGTTATTGACGCTCACACCGATTTCCGCAACGCAGTACACGGATGACATTTCGGCAGCAAATCGACGAATCTATGTCGTAACCGGTGTGCCTTGCCCGTAACTGCCCGTCCTGTTTAAGCAAAGGCAGTCCGGAACCAAATTCCGGACTGCCTTTCTATTTGAATTTACTGGACTTGCTGAAAAGTTGAACATGTCATGTCAACCTAAAGCATTGGCACAAGGCTTGCTATTTGAAGTGTCGAAGGGAGAACACTCGTATGTCAGATAATCTGATTCAAAACTTTCTGGTAGGTCAAAATCCGACGGTTGGGACGCTTAAGGCCGTCTTGGATGCACAGGCTACGCGGCAACGAGCCCACTCGCAGAACATCGCGAACGCCGAGACGCCTGGTTATCAACGGGTACGCGTGGAGTTTGAAGATCAGCTTCGACAGCAGCTCGACGGTGATAGTCAGAAACTTGCTCGCAGCAACGAGCGTCACCTTCCTGCCAGTGGAGACGCGGGAGATCTTGCTCCGCGCATCACGCGTGAACAGATCCCTGAAGACGTGACAGGAGTGAATGGCGTGAGCATTGAAGAAGAGATGGCAGAAATGGCGGAGACCCAATTGCGCTACTTAACGGCGCTCGAATTGCTCAAGCGTCGCTACAATGGAATGAAGGAAGCGATTACCGGAAATCCGCGCTAATTGTCTGCTCATTGAATAAGAATCGCCCGCATATGCTGCGGGCGATTTCTCTCTCTTAAGTGGACTCTTTAATCGCGAAGCATCGCCGTATAGCCATGCTGTTTGAGAATCTGGATAGCGCTGCGAGCATCAGATTGCGATTCCAAACTTACTCGCAGAACTCCGCCGTGACGCTCACGGCTGTGGAGCATTCCGATGTCCCTAATATTGATATTATGCTCGGCAAGCAGTCCGGCGATGCGAGCAAGCGTTCCGGGGCGATCGGGCACGATGACGGTCAACTCGGACTGAGAATCCCAATCGCCCGGCCTTTCCCGTGCAAGTTTTCGTTGGAACGAATAGGCTCTCTGCCAGACCTCATCGAGTTTTCCGGCCTCAAACAGTTTTCGAATCTCTTCAAAGTGCGAGCAGAACGAATCAAGCGCCCGCTTTGTCTCGTCGAGGTTTGCTGCAAGCACAGACTCCCAGGCTGAAGCAGGCAAAGCAGAAAGCGCGGTCATCGTCTGGAAGTGACCTGTTGCGAGCTTCTGAGCTAAAGGTATCTCTCGACTGACAACCGCAAGCCAATCTGTCAGGGCAAGAGCAAAAACCAACGGCATATGGGTGGTCGCCGCCGTGATTCGGTCGTGCGACTCAGCGTCTAGGATTATGGGAAAAGCGCCGAGCATGCGAATCCACCACTTCAGTGCGCCAAGGCGCTCGTCCGGCACGCCTTCAGGCGGCGTCAAGAGCCAGTACGCGCTGGCAAACAGATCGGGGTTTGCGTTCGCTATTCCTTGTCGATGACTTCCCGCCAACGGATGCCCGCCAATGAAGACACCACGGGCACCACTCGTGTCTTGTGCGAGGTTCATCAGCTTGGACTTGGCACCTGTTGTGTCCATGATGACTGAGTCGGGAGAACAAGTGCGAAGAATGGTCGGTAGTATTTGCTCAACTTGCGACAAGTCCATGGCAAGCACAACCAGTTCCGCGCCAGTCAGAGCTTCCGCTATATCGCCTGCGC includes these proteins:
- a CDS encoding PAS domain-containing protein — translated: MHAFLKIVAMAVGLTGLLGGALLSMGHLRTSESDFKQLEMAKLRNLAGNWETRLLSARSAFRDQMLRQNVTAVVEHPSDWAAWRVENKIQQMADNWPSGQAIPRGWVLLRGNQTVHALVGDTTGLGLALDGFSKYGAPDILLGNPEAGRDRFLALQYGPPASTQNPNPGQLVALFGASDLFSLPADPPTRWVLMNGPKEAFLASTRGGEPPIGAGTWGLLISQTYGIVNLDGGVPLAYCKLHVPGMEPLLVVSEINAPTGAGSAASALLLLCAGTAFLVLAFGARKPSLTESAVASQPAYSQDDQKATAPEIVTFRQIFQAVRTPLCVVDGSGRVLRVNSAARELLRLPKGGQPDDSVTVIGTNFQGSLKEFLKEAASTEFKQGSWLLCQMDKHFFDGEVIATRLSGTLNEQGPVALEFVEHSKVEANNAPVTRPTSHALVDMLNPQPVLLIDSEGRVISGNSAALDICSKLVDKPMLHEILPGIEQANIAGILDPLRAQRFESLFGSRVHEFYPVPAEQGTLLYGLRRTDAQSLQVELHQAQENFNTLCAISSEAILLVEPREYKILESNLSASELFGATHPGLIGKSMDEFAEWPWQEDHLRSTVQLQRNDGQVVPCSFEHELIKVEGEPTLLVVVSRVSDEVQQDVRQLADYTTELAEKLAEQLQREASPAQESAQMTVGPGMLVVTNPTVRDVARRMLEHLGHNCEVFTNLDDATVWLVRSDQRPEFVIIDLGDFDQPADWVEMLRARCGDVPCVGLSDSENGFLPFGPNAILNKPFELEDIAGSLLSLELEVVTPD
- a CDS encoding lamin tail domain-containing protein, producing the protein MRQLRVLWVLAALCWAAMPVLAQSFGDVVITEVMYDDTASTDAEWVEIRNTTAAPINIGGWVLIDDNVYPADGGEGGIRVPDGTMIGAGAYLVLTKETSTGLPNVVVCTQYIGSFTLGNAGDNLALYTAQTGGTLIDGSLTVQYPDLTLTIGNSIEKCNVNATWSGSPTDWIESTTVYSPTGRYRNCTPGAANTPCSGGDVTPPALVSVTVISNTQLDVLFDEPVLQTVAETEANYSVNNGVGSPTLALRDPGNTALVHLTFSAMSPNTYTLTVLTIEDLASNVANNLTRNFTVVGAATNAVVITEVMYDDINAGAVPDAEWVEIYNTTGSPINIGGWVLTDDNVYPAVTEGALYIPAGTIINPGQYLVLTKVALPEIANEIVCADSSGGWGLNNNGDNLAIFTALTGGTLVHGSLTVNYPDLAGTNVGNSIEVCLNDVGLNWESVQWYESASAFNAGPYLNCTPGAAPSICVPDVTPPVLLSATLASPNQVDALFDEALNPATANLATNYSVDNGVGNPTTAVLQGDNSTVRLTFGAALSPNLYTLTVNNVQDVAGNTVAPNSTAQFEVMGSNYDIIFTEVMPNPNFAGSADSLGEWFEIYNRGAVAVNLAGWVISDNNGSDTLEGNPVVSAGGYFVFCSNGDSATNGGVPESYAYRYGLSGWGLALNNTSETLSLRDASNTTVASVTYGGLPFTAGVSAQLTNTTLDPANPANWCAATTSWSGANNGDRGTPGAASICGVPAEPDTVTICQILQRDTCGVPVWNDSLLVTYGVVTYRDSCRRNLYVESNGCAVLVFGSAAQTNMIGAARLPLPGDSVRIRGALDHFAGLTEFSQFAVEAASVTFISEGHSIPAPVQIPANIVSQAAAACAPEDYESRHVTVSNVTFVEVGTFAAGVNYHLVSGMDTVQFRVNICDTLVGDSIPVGAINLTGILAQYDTSGCYCQEYQIMTGRIAPFEDAQCGVPIEVTAIRLAALNQVQLRWSAPQGNDCGCYNVWYATASEPVFPLDYTLLTLTPISATQYTDDISAANRRIYVVTGVPCP
- the flgB gene encoding flagellar basal body rod protein FlgB, translated to MSDNLIQNFLVGQNPTVGTLKAVLDAQATRQRAHSQNIANAETPGYQRVRVEFEDQLRQQLDGDSQKLARSNERHLPASGDAGDLAPRITREQIPEDVTGVNGVSIEEEMAEMAETQLRYLTALELLKRRYNGMKEAITGNPR
- a CDS encoding prephenate dehydrogenase/arogenate dehydrogenase family protein, with protein sequence MTSMEPTPASDAELVELTLPDPLELLHHDFRKIALLGVGLIGGSIGLKLKAMGFTGSIVGYDKQDVLEEALMRGAIDHGAGDIAEALTGAELVVLAMDLSQVEQILPTILRTCSPDSVIMDTTGAKSKLMNLAQDTSGARGVFIGGHPLAGSHRQGIANANPDLFASAYWLLTPPEGVPDERLGALKWWIRMLGAFPIILDAESHDRITAATTHMPLVFALALTDWLAVVSREIPLAQKLATGHFQTMTALSALPASAWESVLAANLDETKRALDSFCSHFEEIRKLFEAGKLDEVWQRAYSFQRKLARERPGDWDSQSELTVIVPDRPGTLARIAGLLAEHNINIRDIGMLHSRERHGGVLRVSLESQSDARSAIQILKQHGYTAMLRD